Proteins from a single region of Calonectris borealis chromosome 14, bCalBor7.hap1.2, whole genome shotgun sequence:
- the LRRC56 gene encoding leucine-rich repeat-containing protein 56 isoform X4, with amino-acid sequence MQNSRGIGRKGAYLPNLKELKLNNSLLVSVRDLGTTLSHLHVLWMACCGLSDLDGISSCSSLKELYIAYNNISDLSQLTWLDHLEVLDLEGNNIEDINQMQYLGLCGKLSRLTVEGNLICLKPNAESAEEPGYNYRAEVKKLIPHLEYLDEIPASQTALLPSKKMHEDWLIIKESIKGGGLPGDISWLDPYLGAVERQPECGPRPPTTSRPGTAQRSATAGRSSNARLLYGGCPLPDPTVSDELFPEDDSSDLTHGLSQVICGNPTKALRARRQKLGPPAASPLKLCGRRTENLYSSGGGGDLHREDVFSELRVRREQHKGCLQTHQQEKAAQALKVTLSDEEEGEDCSLTDSCEDELRETCDEDLIERISLDSSCHSSLSQSSSGSSPAQEGAVFSNPNRCLIPSPPKSPSPASLTGVAARPWKTRNHRVRRLKIPSQEEDGQRTQRCQSWAHQETSAQPLGKELALLSQHTGSRGQRQPAGTTGRHRLISGPAAVGSTSTRPAMDESPLGEIKHLQPAACSPTAASEGSGLMNAVLQSLPGRPTASTAAQNKSPRP; translated from the exons GGATCTTGGAACCACGTTGTCCCATCTCCACGTGCTGTGGATGGCTTGCTGTGGGCTCTCAGATTTAGATGGGATCTCTTCCTGCAGCTCTCTAAAA GAACTCTATATAGCCTATAACAATATCTCTGACCTGAGCCAGCTGACCTGGTTGGATCACCTTGAGGTTTTGGACCTGGAAGGGAACAATATTGAAGACATCAACCAGATGCAGTACCTGGGACTTTGTGGCAAGCTGAGCCGCCTGACAGTGGAGGGCAACCTTATTTGTCTGAAGCCAAATGCAGAATCTGCAGAG GAACCAGGTTATAATTACagagctgaagtaaaaaaactCATTCCCCACTTGGAGTATTTGGACGAAATACCAGCAAGCCAGACTGCTCTCCTTCCTTCCAAGAAGATGCATGAGGATTGGCTAATCATCAAGGAATCCATCAAGGGAGGTGGTTTACCTGGAGACATTTCATGGTTAG ATCCATACCTTGGGGCAGTAGAAAGGCAGCCTGAATGCGGCCCAAGACCCCCAACAACTTCCAGACCTGGAACTGCACAGCGGTCCGCTACTGCAGGGAGATCTAGCAATGCCCGCCTGCTGTACGGTGGCTGTCCTCTTCCAGATCCTACCGTTTCTGATGAGCTCTTCCCAGAAGATGACTCCAGTGATTTGACACATG gaCTCAGTCAAGTTATATGTGGGAACCCCACCAAGGCCCTTCGTGCAAGGAGGCAAAAGCTAGGT CCACCTGCAGCGAGCCCTCTGAAACTCTGCGGTAGGAGGACGGAAAACCTTTACagctctggaggaggaggagatctgCACCGGGAAGATGTGTTCTCTGAACTGAGAGTGCGGAGAGAGCAGCACAAGGG GTGCCTGCAAACACATCAGCAAGAAAAAGCCGCCCAAGCACTGAAGGTAACTCTTAGTGATGAGGAGGAGGGTGAAGACTGCAGCCTGACCGACAGCTGTGAAGATGAGTTGAGGGAGACCTGTGATGAGGACCTCATTGAAAGGATTTCTCTTGATTCTTCTTGCCACTCCTCTCTCTCCCagtcttcctcag GTTCTTCACCGGCTCAGGAAGGTGCAGTGTTCTCCAACCCGAACCGTTGTCTAATTCCGTCCCCTCCAAAAAGCCCTTCGCCCGCATCTCTAACGGGTGTTGCAGCGAGACCCTGGAAAACGAGGAACCACAGGGTAAGACGCCTAAAAATACCCAGCCAAGAGGAGGACGGGCAGCGGACACAGCGATGCCAGTCATGGGCTCATCAAGAAACTTCAGCCCAGCCTCTGGGCAAGGAACTTGCTCTCCTGAGCCAGCACACCGGATCCCGCGGGCAGCGCCAGCCCGCTGGGACCACCGGCCGGCACAGGCTTATTTCGGGACCGGCAGCTGTTGGATCGACAAGCACCAG gCCCGCCATGGATGAGAGCCCTCTTGGAGAGATCAAGCACCTCCAGCCAGCTGCCTGCTCACCCACGGCAGCCTCGGAGGGGTCTGGGCTGATGAACGCCGTGCTGCAGTCCCTGCCAGGCAGACCCACTGCCTCAACAGCAGCCCAGAACAAAAGCCCCCGGCCCTAG
- the LRRC56 gene encoding leucine-rich repeat-containing protein 56 isoform X5, producing the protein MQNSRGIGRKGAYLPNLKELKLNNSLLVSVRDLGTTLSHLHVLWMACCGLSDLDGISSCSSLKLTWLDHLEVLDLEGNNIEDINQMQYLGLCGKLSRLTVEGNLICLKPNAESAEEPGYNYRAEVKKLIPHLEYLDEIPASQTALLPSKKMHEDWLIIKESIKGGGLPGDISWLDPYLGAVERQPECGPRPPTTSRPGTAQRSATAGRSSNARLLYGGCPLPDPTVSDELFPEDDSSDLTHGLSQVICGNPTKALRARRQKLGPPAASPLKLCGRRTENLYSSGGGGDLHREDVFSELRVRREQHKGCLQTHQQEKAAQALKVTLSDEEEGEDCSLTDSCEDELRETCDEDLIERISLDSSCHSSLSQSSSGSSPAQEGAVFSNPNRCLIPSPPKSPSPASLTGVAARPWKTRNHRVRRLKIPSQEEDGQRTQRCQSWAHQETSAQPLGKELALLSQHTGSRGQRQPAGTTGRHRLISGPAAVGSTSTRPAMDESPLGEIKHLQPAACSPTAASEGSGLMNAVLQSLPGRPTASTAAQNKSPRP; encoded by the exons GGATCTTGGAACCACGTTGTCCCATCTCCACGTGCTGTGGATGGCTTGCTGTGGGCTCTCAGATTTAGATGGGATCTCTTCCTGCAGCTCTCTAAAA CTGACCTGGTTGGATCACCTTGAGGTTTTGGACCTGGAAGGGAACAATATTGAAGACATCAACCAGATGCAGTACCTGGGACTTTGTGGCAAGCTGAGCCGCCTGACAGTGGAGGGCAACCTTATTTGTCTGAAGCCAAATGCAGAATCTGCAGAG GAACCAGGTTATAATTACagagctgaagtaaaaaaactCATTCCCCACTTGGAGTATTTGGACGAAATACCAGCAAGCCAGACTGCTCTCCTTCCTTCCAAGAAGATGCATGAGGATTGGCTAATCATCAAGGAATCCATCAAGGGAGGTGGTTTACCTGGAGACATTTCATGGTTAG ATCCATACCTTGGGGCAGTAGAAAGGCAGCCTGAATGCGGCCCAAGACCCCCAACAACTTCCAGACCTGGAACTGCACAGCGGTCCGCTACTGCAGGGAGATCTAGCAATGCCCGCCTGCTGTACGGTGGCTGTCCTCTTCCAGATCCTACCGTTTCTGATGAGCTCTTCCCAGAAGATGACTCCAGTGATTTGACACATG gaCTCAGTCAAGTTATATGTGGGAACCCCACCAAGGCCCTTCGTGCAAGGAGGCAAAAGCTAGGT CCACCTGCAGCGAGCCCTCTGAAACTCTGCGGTAGGAGGACGGAAAACCTTTACagctctggaggaggaggagatctgCACCGGGAAGATGTGTTCTCTGAACTGAGAGTGCGGAGAGAGCAGCACAAGGG GTGCCTGCAAACACATCAGCAAGAAAAAGCCGCCCAAGCACTGAAGGTAACTCTTAGTGATGAGGAGGAGGGTGAAGACTGCAGCCTGACCGACAGCTGTGAAGATGAGTTGAGGGAGACCTGTGATGAGGACCTCATTGAAAGGATTTCTCTTGATTCTTCTTGCCACTCCTCTCTCTCCCagtcttcctcag GTTCTTCACCGGCTCAGGAAGGTGCAGTGTTCTCCAACCCGAACCGTTGTCTAATTCCGTCCCCTCCAAAAAGCCCTTCGCCCGCATCTCTAACGGGTGTTGCAGCGAGACCCTGGAAAACGAGGAACCACAGGGTAAGACGCCTAAAAATACCCAGCCAAGAGGAGGACGGGCAGCGGACACAGCGATGCCAGTCATGGGCTCATCAAGAAACTTCAGCCCAGCCTCTGGGCAAGGAACTTGCTCTCCTGAGCCAGCACACCGGATCCCGCGGGCAGCGCCAGCCCGCTGGGACCACCGGCCGGCACAGGCTTATTTCGGGACCGGCAGCTGTTGGATCGACAAGCACCAG gCCCGCCATGGATGAGAGCCCTCTTGGAGAGATCAAGCACCTCCAGCCAGCTGCCTGCTCACCCACGGCAGCCTCGGAGGGGTCTGGGCTGATGAACGCCGTGCTGCAGTCCCTGCCAGGCAGACCCACTGCCTCAACAGCAGCCCAGAACAAAAGCCCCCGGCCCTAG
- the LRRC56 gene encoding leucine-rich repeat-containing protein 56 isoform X7: MACCGLSDLDGISSCSSLKELYIAYNNISDLSQLTWLDHLEVLDLEGNNIEDINQMQYLGLCGKLSRLTVEGNLICLKPNAESAEEPGYNYRAEVKKLIPHLEYLDEIPASQTALLPSKKMHEDWLIIKESIKGGGLPGDISWLDPYLGAVERQPECGPRPPTTSRPGTAQRSATAGRSSNARLLYGGCPLPDPTVSDELFPEDDSSDLTHGLSQVICGNPTKALRARRQKLGPPAASPLKLCGRRTENLYSSGGGGDLHREDVFSELRVRREQHKGCLQTHQQEKAAQALKVTLSDEEEGEDCSLTDSCEDELRETCDEDLIERISLDSSCHSSLSQSSSGSSPAQEGAVFSNPNRCLIPSPPKSPSPASLTGVAARPWKTRNHRVRRLKIPSQEEDGQRTQRCQSWAHQETSAQPLGKELALLSQHTGSRGQRQPAGTTGRHRLISGPAAVGSTSTRPAMDESPLGEIKHLQPAACSPTAASEGSGLMNAVLQSLPGRPTASTAAQNKSPRP, encoded by the exons ATGGCTTGCTGTGGGCTCTCAGATTTAGATGGGATCTCTTCCTGCAGCTCTCTAAAA GAACTCTATATAGCCTATAACAATATCTCTGACCTGAGCCAGCTGACCTGGTTGGATCACCTTGAGGTTTTGGACCTGGAAGGGAACAATATTGAAGACATCAACCAGATGCAGTACCTGGGACTTTGTGGCAAGCTGAGCCGCCTGACAGTGGAGGGCAACCTTATTTGTCTGAAGCCAAATGCAGAATCTGCAGAG GAACCAGGTTATAATTACagagctgaagtaaaaaaactCATTCCCCACTTGGAGTATTTGGACGAAATACCAGCAAGCCAGACTGCTCTCCTTCCTTCCAAGAAGATGCATGAGGATTGGCTAATCATCAAGGAATCCATCAAGGGAGGTGGTTTACCTGGAGACATTTCATGGTTAG ATCCATACCTTGGGGCAGTAGAAAGGCAGCCTGAATGCGGCCCAAGACCCCCAACAACTTCCAGACCTGGAACTGCACAGCGGTCCGCTACTGCAGGGAGATCTAGCAATGCCCGCCTGCTGTACGGTGGCTGTCCTCTTCCAGATCCTACCGTTTCTGATGAGCTCTTCCCAGAAGATGACTCCAGTGATTTGACACATG gaCTCAGTCAAGTTATATGTGGGAACCCCACCAAGGCCCTTCGTGCAAGGAGGCAAAAGCTAGGT CCACCTGCAGCGAGCCCTCTGAAACTCTGCGGTAGGAGGACGGAAAACCTTTACagctctggaggaggaggagatctgCACCGGGAAGATGTGTTCTCTGAACTGAGAGTGCGGAGAGAGCAGCACAAGGG GTGCCTGCAAACACATCAGCAAGAAAAAGCCGCCCAAGCACTGAAGGTAACTCTTAGTGATGAGGAGGAGGGTGAAGACTGCAGCCTGACCGACAGCTGTGAAGATGAGTTGAGGGAGACCTGTGATGAGGACCTCATTGAAAGGATTTCTCTTGATTCTTCTTGCCACTCCTCTCTCTCCCagtcttcctcag GTTCTTCACCGGCTCAGGAAGGTGCAGTGTTCTCCAACCCGAACCGTTGTCTAATTCCGTCCCCTCCAAAAAGCCCTTCGCCCGCATCTCTAACGGGTGTTGCAGCGAGACCCTGGAAAACGAGGAACCACAGGGTAAGACGCCTAAAAATACCCAGCCAAGAGGAGGACGGGCAGCGGACACAGCGATGCCAGTCATGGGCTCATCAAGAAACTTCAGCCCAGCCTCTGGGCAAGGAACTTGCTCTCCTGAGCCAGCACACCGGATCCCGCGGGCAGCGCCAGCCCGCTGGGACCACCGGCCGGCACAGGCTTATTTCGGGACCGGCAGCTGTTGGATCGACAAGCACCAG gCCCGCCATGGATGAGAGCCCTCTTGGAGAGATCAAGCACCTCCAGCCAGCTGCCTGCTCACCCACGGCAGCCTCGGAGGGGTCTGGGCTGATGAACGCCGTGCTGCAGTCCCTGCCAGGCAGACCCACTGCCTCAACAGCAGCCCAGAACAAAAGCCCCCGGCCCTAG